From the Chloroflexota bacterium genome, one window contains:
- the glgX gene encoding glycogen debranching protein GlgX encodes MDPIAPPVRVPAETVDLSASVGAPYLVEAGSPHPLGATVDATGVNFSVFSEHATFIELLLFDNDDSAEPFQTVKLSAAMHRTFHFWHCHIRDLPAGTQYAYRVDGPWDPHGRGFRFNPNKVVIDPYAKGITTSLWDRGAACTPDDNVGQSMRGVVLDISDYDWEGDTPLNRPMSETIVYEMHVGGFTKSPTASVTNPGTFSGIHEKIPYLKALGVTAVELLPIHQFDPKEIEKPSPADPNVMLTNYWGYSTVGFFATHNAYRSSPDFKEGLTEFRDMVKALHKEGIEVILDVVFNHTSEGNHQGPVINFKGFQNDVYYHLVEQDRQYYMDYTGCGNTVNCNHPLVDKFIVECLEYWVREYHIDGFRFDEGSILSRGEDGAPMVHPPVVWHIELSEELADTKVFAEAWDAAGLYQIGYFPGYRWAEWNGRYRDDVRRFVKGDGGLISAIASRIAGSSDIYQSSGHLPINSVNFINCHDGFTLNDLVSYNDKHNDANGEGNRDGNDSNDSWNCGWEGPTDDAGIERFREQQIRNFATILMLSQGVPMFVAGDEVRRTQHGNNNAYCQDTPLSWLDWSLTEKNGHLLRYFQQMIAFRKRHPIVHRSRFFTGETNERLLPDVAWHGCELNAPGWNDPNSRILAYTMGGFGTDPDLHVMLNMDGSALPFELPIVHGRRWYRVVDTSLPSPEDIAEDGQEVAIADGAYIVNSHSVVVLISR; translated from the coding sequence ATGGACCCTATCGCTCCCCCCGTGCGCGTGCCCGCCGAGACGGTGGACCTCAGCGCGTCGGTTGGCGCGCCGTACCTCGTGGAGGCCGGCTCACCGCACCCGCTCGGCGCGACGGTTGATGCCACGGGCGTCAACTTCTCGGTCTTCTCAGAGCACGCGACCTTCATCGAGCTGCTGCTCTTCGACAATGACGATTCGGCGGAGCCGTTCCAGACGGTGAAGCTCTCGGCGGCGATGCACCGCACCTTCCACTTCTGGCACTGCCACATTCGCGATCTTCCGGCCGGCACCCAGTACGCCTACCGCGTGGATGGGCCGTGGGATCCCCACGGGCGGGGCTTCCGCTTCAACCCGAACAAGGTGGTCATTGACCCGTACGCCAAGGGCATCACCACCTCGCTGTGGGACCGGGGGGCGGCCTGTACCCCGGATGACAACGTCGGGCAGTCGATGCGCGGCGTCGTGCTCGATATCTCGGACTACGACTGGGAGGGCGATACGCCGCTCAACCGGCCGATGTCCGAGACCATCGTCTACGAGATGCACGTGGGCGGCTTCACGAAGTCCCCCACGGCCAGCGTGACCAATCCGGGAACGTTCTCCGGCATCCACGAGAAGATCCCGTACCTCAAGGCGTTGGGCGTGACGGCAGTCGAGTTGCTGCCGATCCACCAGTTCGATCCGAAGGAGATCGAGAAGCCCAGCCCGGCTGACCCCAACGTGATGCTGACCAACTACTGGGGCTACAGCACCGTCGGGTTCTTTGCCACGCACAACGCGTACCGGTCCTCGCCGGACTTCAAGGAGGGCCTCACCGAGTTCCGCGACATGGTGAAGGCGCTCCACAAGGAAGGCATCGAGGTCATCCTCGACGTGGTGTTCAACCACACCAGCGAGGGCAACCACCAGGGGCCGGTCATCAACTTCAAGGGCTTCCAGAACGACGTCTACTACCACCTGGTGGAGCAGGACCGGCAGTACTACATGGACTACACCGGGTGCGGAAACACGGTGAACTGCAACCACCCGCTGGTGGACAAGTTCATCGTGGAGTGCCTGGAGTACTGGGTACGCGAGTACCACATCGACGGCTTCCGCTTCGACGAGGGCTCGATCCTCTCACGGGGCGAGGACGGCGCGCCGATGGTCCACCCGCCGGTGGTCTGGCACATCGAGCTGTCCGAGGAGCTGGCCGACACGAAGGTCTTCGCCGAGGCCTGGGACGCTGCCGGCCTCTACCAGATCGGCTACTTCCCGGGGTATCGCTGGGCGGAGTGGAACGGCCGGTACCGCGACGATGTGCGCCGCTTCGTCAAGGGTGACGGCGGGCTGATCAGCGCCATCGCGTCACGGATCGCCGGCTCGTCCGACATCTACCAGTCGAGCGGACACCTGCCGATCAACAGCGTCAACTTCATCAACTGCCATGACGGGTTCACGCTGAACGATCTGGTCTCCTACAACGACAAGCACAACGACGCCAACGGCGAAGGCAACCGCGACGGCAACGACAGCAACGACAGCTGGAACTGTGGGTGGGAAGGCCCCACCGACGATGCCGGTATCGAGCGGTTCCGCGAGCAGCAGATCCGCAACTTCGCCACCATCCTGATGCTGTCTCAGGGCGTACCGATGTTCGTGGCTGGCGACGAAGTGCGCCGCACTCAGCACGGCAACAACAACGCCTACTGCCAGGACACTCCGCTCTCGTGGCTGGACTGGTCGCTGACGGAGAAGAACGGCCATCTGCTGCGCTACTTCCAGCAGATGATTGCCTTCCGAAAGCGTCACCCCATCGTACACCGCTCCCGTTTCTTCACTGGTGAGACCAACGAGCGGCTCCTTCCAGACGTCGCCTGGCATGGTTGCGAGCTCAACGCGCCGGGCTGGAACGACCCGAACTCGCGCATTCTGGCGTACACGATGGGCGGTTTCGGGACCGACCCTGACCTGCACGTGATGCTGAACATGGATGGCAGCGCGCTCCCGTTCGAGCTGCCCATTGTCCACGGCCGGCGCTGGTACCGCGTGGTGGACACGAGCCTCCCCTCGCCCGAGGACATCGCCGAGGATGGCCAGGAGGTCGCCATCGCGGACGGGGCCTACATCGTCAACAGCCACAGCGTCGTCGTACTGATCTCGCGCTAG
- a CDS encoding DJ-1/PfpI family protein, with protein MSEWGYWGIELVGPLLKLEAAGYSLDFITPKGKRSPVLPPSTDTTYVDPPLGVCVTTAEDAELVKAFEKTDRLNSTQNLSTWFPERPFFHQEPFLRNFEAYFEGVKKAQAEATSRYDALLLVGGSGPIVDMVNNQLVHDLILGFYNKKMPIGAICYGVAPLVFARDFNERISIIKGKHVTGHCLEYDYHDGTGFVGTDFNMGPPPYTLEYILSDAVGPEGQYHGNFGKRTSVIVDYPFITARSLQCAHEFGERFVDVLTKDMKRSGW; from the coding sequence ATGTCGGAGTGGGGCTACTGGGGCATCGAGCTGGTCGGCCCGCTGCTGAAGCTCGAAGCCGCCGGCTACAGCCTGGACTTCATCACGCCCAAGGGCAAGCGCTCGCCGGTCCTGCCGCCCAGCACCGACACCACCTACGTGGACCCGCCGCTGGGCGTCTGCGTCACCACCGCTGAGGACGCGGAGCTGGTCAAGGCCTTCGAGAAGACGGACCGCCTGAACAGCACCCAGAACCTCTCGACGTGGTTCCCGGAGCGGCCGTTCTTCCACCAGGAGCCGTTCCTCCGCAACTTCGAGGCCTACTTCGAGGGCGTCAAGAAGGCCCAGGCCGAGGCGACCTCCCGCTACGACGCCCTGCTGCTCGTCGGCGGCAGCGGCCCGATTGTGGACATGGTCAACAACCAGCTCGTCCACGACCTGATCCTCGGCTTCTACAACAAGAAGATGCCGATTGGCGCGATCTGCTACGGCGTCGCGCCGCTGGTCTTCGCGCGGGACTTCAACGAGCGCATCTCGATCATCAAGGGCAAGCACGTCACCGGCCACTGCCTCGAGTACGACTACCACGACGGCACCGGCTTCGTGGGGACGGACTTCAACATGGGGCCGCCGCCGTACACCCTCGAGTACATCCTCTCGGACGCTGTCGGGCCGGAGGGCCAGTACCACGGCAACTTCGGCAAGCGGACCTCGGTGATCGTGGACTACCCGTTCATCACCGCCCGCTCGCTGCAGTGCGCGCATGAGTTCGGCGAGCGGTTCGTGGACGTGCTGACGAAGGACATGAAGCGCTCCGGCTGGTAG
- a CDS encoding EthD domain-containing protein, with translation MIHQFIFAAPKPGMTEQQFQDYWINVHAVKYASKIPQIKQYSVAARLPFGDESREPLWSGLAEIWLANDEDQIASLQTPEFLEGARKDEPNWAAFWRSVVVDTEAHIFKDGGGLDAVKDCVKIVGLVKRKHGMTVEEFRRHAAEVHAPMDLKLPGIRRYGQYYTRDGAYSICEPPFDAVACLWFDNAEAVKAAFASEQYRTVNGPDVPNFIHMQYRHIFLMKEHWTIGPNGLD, from the coding sequence ATGATCCACCAGTTTATCTTCGCGGCGCCGAAGCCCGGCATGACCGAGCAGCAGTTCCAGGACTACTGGATCAACGTTCACGCCGTGAAGTACGCCAGCAAGATCCCGCAAATCAAGCAGTACAGCGTTGCTGCGCGGCTGCCGTTCGGGGATGAGTCCAGGGAGCCGCTCTGGAGCGGCCTCGCGGAGATCTGGCTGGCGAACGACGAGGATCAGATCGCATCGCTCCAGACCCCCGAGTTCCTCGAAGGCGCGCGCAAGGACGAGCCGAACTGGGCGGCGTTCTGGCGAAGCGTCGTCGTGGACACCGAGGCTCACATCTTCAAGGATGGCGGCGGCCTGGACGCGGTCAAGGACTGCGTCAAGATCGTCGGGCTGGTCAAGCGCAAGCACGGGATGACCGTCGAGGAGTTCCGCCGCCACGCGGCCGAGGTCCACGCGCCGATGGACCTGAAGCTGCCGGGCATCCGCCGCTACGGCCAGTACTACACCCGTGACGGGGCGTACAGCATCTGCGAGCCGCCGTTCGACGCCGTCGCCTGCCTCTGGTTTGACAACGCCGAGGCCGTCAAGGCCGCCTTCGCCTCCGAGCAGTACCGCACCGTCAACGGGCCGGACGTGCCGAACTTCATCCACATGCAGTACCGCCACATCTTCCTGATGAAAGAGCACTGGACCATCGGGCCGAACGGCCTGGACTGA
- a CDS encoding DJ-1/PfpI family protein, with product MDLSGKKIAILVESDFYEHEIWYYHYRFAEEGIDARFVSKLWGQPSLTFNGHEYKAPFVCDKSFEDIDDAELATYAAVIVPSGMVSDRLRWTDDVSKLPPASEFLKRAFGMPGVLKGIICHGLWLTAPVPGLVKGRKLTCHNNLHGDALAYGAEYVDADVVEDGDLITGRSGGHAHLFARAIIERLKKTS from the coding sequence ATGGATCTGAGCGGCAAGAAGATCGCCATCCTGGTCGAGAGCGACTTCTACGAACACGAGATCTGGTACTACCACTACCGGTTTGCCGAGGAAGGCATCGACGCGCGCTTCGTCAGCAAGCTCTGGGGACAGCCGTCGCTCACGTTCAACGGGCACGAGTACAAGGCCCCGTTCGTCTGCGACAAGAGCTTCGAGGACATCGACGACGCCGAGCTGGCGACCTACGCCGCCGTCATCGTCCCCTCGGGCATGGTCTCCGACCGGCTCCGCTGGACGGATGACGTCTCCAAGCTGCCCCCGGCCTCCGAGTTCCTGAAGCGCGCCTTCGGGATGCCGGGCGTCCTCAAGGGGATCATCTGCCACGGCCTCTGGCTGACGGCGCCGGTCCCGGGCCTTGTCAAGGGCCGTAAGCTGACCTGCCACAACAACCTGCACGGCGATGCCCTGGCCTACGGCGCGGAGTACGTCGATGCCGATGTGGTGGAAGACGGCGACTTGATCACCGGCCGCAGCGGTGGGCATGCCCACCTGTTTGCCAGAGCCATCATCGAGCGGCTCAAGAAGACGAGCTGA
- a CDS encoding formylglycine-generating enzyme family protein, with protein MMTPPLREFTFTTVMVDDAGIVTGRHNGSGLYFAEDLGSLDLDMVAISGGSFVMGSPEDEAGRQPIEGPQREVVVPDFFISRYQITQAQYASLLGHNPAQSQVDNNPVECVTWFDARAFCQRLSDLTGRPYRLPSEAEWEYACRAGTTSTFAFGDTLTDRLANTYAEVPYASALPGRHREGPTTVGMYPANALGLHDMHGNLFEWCEDNLHSDFTGAPSDAHPWIDGPGLWPDYYVLRGAAWVNPPVQSRSAARFGMVPIYKSIAIGFRVVCAPP; from the coding sequence ATGATGACGCCGCCCCTGCGCGAGTTCACCTTTACCACCGTCATGGTTGACGACGCCGGCATCGTGACGGGCCGCCACAACGGGAGCGGCCTGTACTTTGCCGAGGATCTCGGCAGCCTTGACCTGGATATGGTGGCGATCTCCGGCGGCTCGTTCGTGATGGGGTCGCCAGAGGATGAGGCTGGCCGCCAGCCCATCGAGGGGCCGCAGCGTGAGGTGGTGGTGCCAGACTTCTTCATCAGCCGGTACCAGATCACCCAGGCCCAGTACGCCTCGCTGCTCGGCCACAACCCGGCCCAGAGCCAGGTCGACAACAACCCGGTCGAGTGCGTGACGTGGTTCGACGCGCGGGCCTTCTGCCAGCGGCTGAGCGATCTGACTGGCCGCCCCTACCGTCTCCCCAGCGAGGCGGAGTGGGAGTATGCCTGCCGCGCGGGCACCACCAGCACGTTCGCGTTCGGCGACACCCTCACCGACCGACTGGCGAACACCTACGCCGAAGTGCCGTACGCCTCGGCGCTGCCGGGCCGCCACCGTGAAGGACCGACGACGGTCGGGATGTACCCGGCCAACGCCCTCGGCCTGCACGACATGCACGGCAACCTCTTCGAGTGGTGCGAGGACAACCTCCACTCGGATTTCACGGGCGCGCCGTCCGACGCCCATCCCTGGATCGACGGACCCGGCCTCTGGCCGGACTACTACGTCCTGCGGGGGGCCGCCTGGGTCAACCCGCCCGTGCAGAGCCGGTCGGCGGCCCGTTTCGGGATGGTGCCGATCTACAAGAGCATCGCGATCGGGTTTCGCGTGGTCTGCGCGCCGCCGTGA
- a CDS encoding thiamine pyrophosphate-binding protein: MTRTGRYAILEQFVADGVTHIFGNPGTVEQGFLDALGDFPSLHYILTLQESIAIMAADGYARAAKRPAIAQIHSSPGLGNAIGAIYQAQRGHAPIVIIGGDAGIKYQAMDAQMAADLVSMAKPVTKWSTMVQHPSSLLRTLRRAYKIAATPPMGPVYVCLPQDVMDEVSTESVFPTSLPVTYSLPAPELVEQAATMLAEAERPTFYVGDGVAWAGAQPELQRLAELLGADVWGSDAGELNLPYTHPLWRGQTGHMFGPQSLPIAQAGDVNFVVGTYIFPEVFPELGDIWAAGARTIHVDLNAYEIAKNHPVDLGLVADPKLTLAAIADLLEGKLSQAQKAAARAKLEQAGAAKAAQVEKEKAADRARGDATPLHFSRLVMELAPRLPADTVLFDEGLTSSPDLTRWLPPTTVGQFLQTRGGSLGVALASGIGVQVANHGKTVLAVSGDGGAMYTIQSLWSAARHNLPVKYIVCNNRSYRLLQANISQYWSEQGVTDRPFPLSFDLSKPDLQFAEMAKALGVAGRRVQTAEEIVPAVEEMLAHNGPFLLDVVLEGNVHPELIGVRCGQ; this comes from the coding sequence ATGACCAGAACCGGACGCTATGCCATCCTCGAACAGTTCGTTGCGGATGGCGTTACCCACATCTTCGGGAACCCAGGCACGGTCGAGCAGGGCTTTCTCGACGCCCTGGGCGACTTCCCCTCCCTGCACTACATCCTGACGTTGCAGGAGTCGATCGCCATCATGGCGGCGGACGGCTACGCTCGCGCGGCGAAGCGGCCGGCCATCGCCCAGATTCACAGCTCGCCGGGCCTCGGCAACGCCATCGGCGCGATCTACCAGGCGCAGCGCGGGCATGCGCCCATCGTCATCATCGGCGGGGACGCCGGCATCAAGTACCAGGCGATGGACGCCCAGATGGCGGCTGATCTGGTCAGCATGGCGAAGCCCGTCACCAAGTGGTCGACGATGGTGCAGCATCCGTCTTCGCTGCTGCGGACGCTGCGCCGCGCCTACAAGATCGCGGCGACGCCGCCGATGGGGCCGGTCTACGTCTGCCTGCCGCAGGATGTAATGGACGAGGTCTCCACCGAGAGCGTCTTCCCGACCTCCCTGCCGGTGACGTACTCGCTGCCGGCTCCCGAGCTGGTGGAGCAGGCCGCCACGATGCTGGCCGAGGCCGAGCGCCCCACCTTCTACGTCGGTGACGGCGTGGCCTGGGCCGGCGCCCAGCCGGAGCTGCAGCGGCTCGCCGAGCTGCTCGGCGCGGACGTCTGGGGCTCGGACGCCGGCGAGCTGAACCTCCCCTACACCCACCCGCTGTGGCGCGGCCAGACCGGCCACATGTTCGGGCCGCAGAGCCTGCCCATCGCGCAGGCTGGGGACGTCAACTTCGTGGTGGGGACGTACATCTTCCCCGAGGTGTTCCCCGAGCTGGGCGATATCTGGGCGGCCGGCGCGCGGACGATCCACGTCGATCTGAACGCCTATGAGATCGCCAAGAACCACCCGGTCGATCTTGGCCTGGTGGCCGACCCGAAGTTGACGCTCGCGGCGATTGCCGACCTGCTGGAGGGCAAGCTCTCGCAGGCCCAGAAGGCGGCGGCCCGTGCGAAGCTGGAGCAGGCCGGCGCCGCGAAGGCTGCCCAGGTCGAGAAAGAGAAGGCGGCGGACCGCGCCCGTGGCGACGCGACGCCGCTGCACTTCTCGCGGCTGGTGATGGAGCTGGCCCCGCGCCTGCCGGCGGACACGGTCCTGTTCGACGAGGGGCTGACCTCCTCGCCGGATCTGACCCGCTGGCTCCCCCCGACGACGGTCGGGCAGTTCCTCCAGACGCGCGGCGGCTCGCTGGGCGTGGCGCTCGCCAGCGGCATCGGCGTGCAGGTCGCCAACCACGGCAAGACGGTGCTGGCCGTCTCCGGCGATGGTGGCGCGATGTACACGATCCAGTCGCTCTGGTCGGCGGCCCGCCACAACCTGCCGGTCAAGTACATCGTCTGCAACAACCGGTCCTACCGGCTGCTCCAGGCGAACATCAGCCAGTACTGGAGCGAGCAGGGCGTCACGGACCGTCCGTTCCCGCTGAGCTTCGACCTCTCGAAGCCAGACCTGCAGTTTGCCGAGATGGCGAAGGCGCTCGGCGTGGCCGGGCGGCGGGTCCAGACGGCCGAGGAGATCGTCCCCGCCGTCGAGGAGATGCTGGCCCACAACGGCCCGTTCCTCCTGGACGTGGTGCTTGAGGGGAACGTCCACCCAGAGCTGATCGGCGTGCGCTGCGGACAGTAA